From Bradyrhizobium symbiodeficiens, the proteins below share one genomic window:
- a CDS encoding peptidoglycan D,D-transpeptidase FtsI family protein, producing MSAATPVKPAEPWRQRLIRSLLYGRNVDRAAKARARVGLVMLAFASVYALIGGRLVMFAIGADAHGARRAAAQEVVATARPDIVDRNGAILATDVKAASLFGEPRRIIDKDEAIELLTATVPDLDEAEVRERLRTRKGFVWLKREVTAQQQQAIHKLGIPGIGFLRENKRVYPTGNEVAHLIGLVNIDNQGIAGIEKWLDNQGLADLHRAGFATDRLQKPIELSVDLRVEHALRDELLKAKDKFHAKAASGIVSNVKTGEIVAMVSLPDFDPNNPKEAHDPDRINRLTTGVYEMGSTFKAFTLAMALDSGKINLNTMWDARGNLHYGKFTIHDSHPLGRFINTKEVFTYSSNIGAARIALGQGVEAHKAFLAKMGQLTRLRTELPESAAPLIPRRWSELNTVTAAFGQGLSVAPLQAVMGINALVNGGYLIPPTFMKRTPEEAAALAKRVVRTDTSDKMRYLMRLNAEIGTAKTADVKGYYVGGKTGTSEKVINGRYAKKRVLNSFTAILPCDDPKYHVLIMLDEPQALPETHGFITSGWNAVPTGGKVIERIAPLLGIEPRFDLPPADRLILAASRTTQ from the coding sequence ATGAGCGCTGCGACTCCGGTCAAACCTGCAGAACCCTGGCGGCAGCGGCTGATCCGCAGCCTGCTCTACGGGCGCAACGTCGACCGCGCCGCGAAGGCGCGCGCGCGCGTCGGTCTCGTCATGCTCGCCTTCGCCTCGGTCTACGCCCTGATCGGCGGCCGGCTCGTGATGTTCGCGATCGGCGCCGATGCGCACGGCGCACGCCGCGCCGCGGCGCAGGAAGTGGTGGCGACAGCACGGCCCGACATTGTCGACCGCAACGGCGCCATCCTTGCGACCGACGTCAAGGCGGCGAGCCTGTTCGGCGAGCCGCGCCGCATCATCGACAAGGACGAGGCGATCGAGCTTCTCACGGCGACCGTGCCCGACCTCGACGAGGCCGAGGTGCGCGAGCGCCTGAGGACGCGCAAAGGCTTCGTCTGGCTCAAGCGCGAGGTCACGGCGCAGCAGCAGCAGGCCATCCACAAGCTCGGCATTCCCGGCATCGGCTTCCTGCGCGAGAACAAGCGCGTCTATCCGACCGGCAATGAGGTTGCCCACCTCATCGGTCTCGTCAACATCGACAACCAGGGCATCGCCGGCATCGAGAAGTGGCTCGACAATCAAGGTCTCGCCGATCTCCACCGCGCGGGCTTTGCCACAGACCGGCTGCAAAAGCCGATCGAGCTCTCGGTCGATCTGCGTGTCGAGCACGCGCTGCGCGACGAATTGCTGAAGGCCAAGGACAAGTTCCACGCCAAAGCCGCGTCCGGCATCGTCTCGAACGTGAAGACGGGCGAAATCGTCGCAATGGTCTCGCTGCCTGACTTCGATCCGAACAACCCGAAGGAAGCGCACGACCCCGACCGCATCAACCGCCTGACCACCGGCGTCTACGAGATGGGCTCGACCTTCAAGGCGTTCACGCTGGCGATGGCGCTCGATTCCGGCAAGATCAACCTGAACACGATGTGGGACGCGCGCGGAAATCTGCACTACGGCAAGTTCACCATCCACGACAGCCATCCGCTCGGACGCTTCATCAACACCAAGGAAGTGTTCACCTACTCGTCCAACATCGGCGCGGCGCGGATCGCGCTGGGGCAGGGCGTGGAGGCTCACAAGGCGTTCCTGGCCAAGATGGGTCAGCTGACGCGTCTTCGCACCGAGCTGCCGGAGAGCGCGGCGCCGCTGATCCCGCGGCGCTGGAGCGAGCTCAACACCGTCACCGCCGCGTTCGGCCAGGGACTGTCCGTGGCGCCGCTGCAAGCCGTGATGGGCATCAACGCGCTGGTGAACGGCGGCTATCTGATTCCGCCGACCTTCATGAAGCGCACGCCGGAAGAAGCCGCAGCATTGGCCAAGCGGGTCGTCAGAACGGACACCAGCGACAAGATGCGGTATCTCATGCGGCTCAACGCCGAGATCGGTACTGCCAAGACCGCAGACGTCAAGGGTTATTACGTCGGCGGCAAGACAGGCACGTCCGAGAAGGTCATCAACGGCCGCTACGCCAAGAAGCGCGTGCTCAATTCGTTCACCGCGATTCTGCCCTGTGATGATCCGAAATATCACGTCCTGATCATGCTCGACGAGCCGCAGGCGCTGCCCGAAACGCATGGTTTCATCACGTCCGGCTGGAACGCGGTGCCGACCGGCGGCAAGGTGATCGAGCGGATCGCGCCGCTTCTGGGCATCGAGCCGCGGTTCGACCTGCCGCCTGCGGACCGCCTTATTCTTGCAGCATCCAGGACAACCCAGTAA
- the ftsL gene encoding cell division protein FtsL → MRIIHLFVIGALIFAAAYVYRIKMDSTARTEKVLRLHAEIREQRDAIASLRSEWAKLDAPLRLQGLSDRHLQLKPVNGTQYDSLKNLPERPPRMFRPGEPDPIGAMLNTIEAASDPDNVTGSVPQPEDKQ, encoded by the coding sequence ATGCGCATCATCCACCTCTTCGTCATCGGCGCGCTGATCTTCGCGGCGGCCTATGTCTACCGGATCAAGATGGACTCCACGGCGCGCACCGAGAAGGTGTTGCGGCTACATGCGGAGATCCGCGAACAGCGCGACGCGATCGCTTCGCTGCGATCCGAATGGGCCAAGCTCGATGCGCCGCTGCGCCTGCAAGGCCTGTCCGACCGGCATTTGCAGCTCAAGCCGGTCAACGGCACTCAGTATGACTCGTTGAAGAATCTGCCGGAGCGTCCGCCGCGGATGTTCCGGCCGGGCGAGCCCGACCCGATCGGGGCGATGCTCAACACCATCGAAGCCGCGAGCGATCCTGACAATGTGACGGGCTCCGTGCCTCAGCCCGAGGACAAGCAATGA
- the rsmH gene encoding 16S rRNA (cytosine(1402)-N(4))-methyltransferase RsmH — protein MSSVPHIPVLGREAVDHLAPRAGGIYVDATFGAGGYSRAILDVPGTRLIAIDRDRTAISAGAELVERSAGRLTLVEDRFSNLAEVCAAQGVDAVDGVVMDVGVSSMQLDQAGRGFSFRLDGPLDMRMGQAGPTAADVIARASEGDLADIIYLLGEERNSRRVARAIVADRQETPFTTTRALADLVGRVVRSKPGDIHPATRTFQALRIFVNEELDELQAALAAAERVLKPGGRLVVVSFHSLEDRIVKNFLSERSKTGGGSRHLPEVAQVPPSFQLLTRRPVVAGDDEVAHNPRARSAKLRAAERTSAPAHDDAEPSSWPRLSDVMRGG, from the coding sequence ATGAGCTCGGTTCCGCATATCCCCGTTCTCGGTCGCGAAGCCGTCGACCACCTGGCCCCACGCGCGGGCGGCATTTATGTCGACGCCACCTTCGGCGCCGGCGGCTACAGCCGAGCCATTCTCGACGTGCCGGGAACCCGGCTTATCGCCATTGACCGCGACCGCACTGCAATTTCTGCAGGTGCCGAACTGGTCGAACGTTCCGCGGGCCGGCTGACGCTGGTCGAGGACCGATTCTCCAATCTTGCCGAGGTCTGCGCGGCGCAAGGCGTGGACGCCGTGGACGGCGTTGTGATGGATGTCGGGGTGTCCTCGATGCAGCTCGACCAGGCGGGCCGCGGTTTCTCGTTCCGCCTCGACGGCCCGCTCGACATGCGGATGGGGCAGGCGGGGCCGACCGCCGCCGACGTGATCGCGCGTGCCTCCGAAGGTGATCTCGCCGACATCATCTATCTCCTTGGCGAGGAGCGGAATTCGCGCCGCGTCGCCCGCGCCATCGTCGCGGACCGTCAGGAAACGCCGTTCACGACCACGCGTGCGCTCGCCGACCTCGTCGGCAGGGTGGTGCGCTCGAAGCCCGGCGACATTCATCCGGCGACGCGGACGTTCCAGGCCCTGCGCATCTTCGTCAACGAAGAGCTCGACGAACTTCAGGCCGCGCTCGCTGCGGCCGAGCGCGTGCTCAAGCCCGGCGGCCGCCTCGTCGTGGTCTCGTTCCATTCGCTGGAAGACCGCATCGTCAAGAATTTCCTCTCCGAGCGTTCGAAGACCGGCGGCGGCTCGCGGCATCTGCCGGAGGTGGCTCAGGTTCCGCCGAGCTTCCAGCTTCTCACGCGGCGGCCCGTGGTCGCCGGCGACGACGAGGTCGCGCATAATCCGCGTGCGCGCTCCGCAAAGCTTCGCGCGGCCGAGCGCACCTCGGCGCCCGCGCATGACGATGCCGAACCATCTTCCTGGCCAAGACTCTCCGACGTGATGAGGGGAGGCTAG
- a CDS encoding N-acetylmuramoyl-L-alanine amidase: protein MRAFEPDSSIVSDVIPSPNYGERNKARQPDMIVLHYTGMPDVEGALARLCTAGTEVSAHYVVLEDGRIVQCVSEARRAWHAGVSSWAGEDDINSCSIGVEIINRGHDWGYPEYPLRQIAAVIALCRGIMLRRKVPAHRVLGHSDVAPARKKDPGEKFPWHSLANSGVGHWVTPAPVVRGETLMLGTISDEVLSLQQALARYGYGVPLNGKYDAATMEVVTAFQRHFRPARLDGVADHSTLSTLQALLASLPAEGTAVASK from the coding sequence ATGAGGGCGTTCGAGCCGGATTCCTCGATCGTGTCCGACGTCATCCCCTCGCCGAACTATGGGGAGCGCAACAAGGCGCGGCAGCCCGATATGATCGTGCTGCACTACACCGGCATGCCCGATGTCGAGGGCGCGCTGGCGCGGCTGTGCACGGCAGGGACCGAAGTCTCGGCGCATTACGTCGTGCTGGAGGACGGCCGCATCGTGCAATGCGTGTCGGAGGCCAGGCGCGCCTGGCACGCTGGCGTCTCGTCCTGGGCCGGCGAGGACGACATCAACTCCTGCTCTATCGGCGTCGAGATCATCAATCGCGGCCATGACTGGGGCTATCCGGAATATCCGCTGCGCCAGATCGCCGCCGTGATCGCGCTGTGCCGCGGCATCATGCTTCGCCGCAAGGTGCCGGCCCACCGGGTGCTCGGCCATTCCGACGTCGCGCCCGCGCGCAAGAAGGACCCCGGCGAAAAGTTTCCGTGGCACTCGCTGGCCAATTCCGGCGTCGGTCACTGGGTGACGCCGGCCCCGGTCGTGCGCGGCGAGACCCTGATGCTCGGCACCATCAGCGACGAGGTGCTGAGCCTGCAGCAGGCGCTCGCCCGATACGGCTACGGCGTGCCGCTGAACGGCAAATACGATGCCGCGACCATGGAAGTCGTCACCGCCTTCCAGCGCCATTTCCGCCCTGCGCGGCTCGACGGTGTCGCCGACCACTCGACGCTGTCGACATTGCAGGCGCTGCTGGCGAGCTTGCCGGCAGAGGGCACGGCCGTCGCGTCGAAGTGA
- a CDS encoding YciI family protein, which translates to MQYLLMIYQNEVEYAKNDAATAQKLMAEYQTFTQGIIQSGNFKAGDRLRPTTTATTVRVRDGKTLTTDGPFAETREQLGGYYLIEAKDLNAAIEIAARIPSARIGSIEVRPIWVYDK; encoded by the coding sequence ATGCAATATCTGCTGATGATCTACCAGAACGAGGTGGAATACGCGAAGAACGACGCCGCCACGGCCCAGAAGCTGATGGCCGAATACCAGACCTTTACCCAAGGCATCATCCAGAGCGGCAATTTCAAGGCCGGCGATCGGCTGCGGCCGACCACGACCGCGACGACGGTGCGCGTGCGCGACGGCAAGACGCTGACGACCGACGGGCCGTTTGCGGAGACCCGCGAGCAACTCGGTGGCTACTATCTGATCGAGGCCAAGGATCTGAACGCCGCGATCGAGATCGCGGCGCGGATTCCGAGCGCGAGGATCGGCTCGATCGAGGTACGGCCGATCTGGGTCTACGACAAGTGA
- a CDS encoding DUF983 domain-containing protein, translating into MATGSISLAKAMWRGFRGKCPNCGEGHLFGRFLKVAGACDHCGEDLSHQRADDFPAYLVIVVVGHLVVPAILAVETAYAPAVWLQLAVWLPVTLFASLALLQPTKGAIVGLQWQIGMHGFEVSKQRREAAELAPVLAKIDTRAA; encoded by the coding sequence ATGGCAACCGGTTCGATCTCTCTGGCGAAGGCAATGTGGCGCGGTTTCCGGGGCAAGTGCCCGAACTGCGGCGAGGGTCATCTGTTCGGCCGTTTCCTGAAGGTCGCGGGCGCTTGTGACCATTGCGGCGAGGATCTGTCCCACCAGCGCGCCGACGACTTTCCCGCCTATCTCGTGATCGTCGTGGTCGGCCATCTCGTGGTGCCGGCGATCCTCGCGGTCGAGACCGCGTATGCGCCGGCGGTCTGGCTGCAATTGGCGGTGTGGTTGCCGGTGACGCTGTTCGCTTCGCTCGCGCTGCTGCAGCCGACCAAGGGCGCGATCGTCGGGCTGCAATGGCAGATCGGCATGCACGGTTTTGAGGTGAGCAAGCAGCGGCGCGAGGCCGCCGAGCTCGCGCCCGTACTGGCGAAGATCGACACGCGCGCCGCCTGA
- a CDS encoding PLP-dependent aminotransferase family protein, with protein sequence MDWTPTISELSGPRYQRIVEAMEADIGAGRLVRGQQLPTQRALAKALGVDLTTVTRAYTEARRRGIMEARVGQGSFVSETSARRAVDLPHPVAIDLSMNVPPHPLEAQLDERIIAGMEALRAQSGLTAFLNYQPPGGSAHEREVAARWMRIRVPHAHADRLVIFPGAQTILFNLLAHLAWPGDVVLTEALTFPGIKAAAAQLGVKLVSVAMDDGGILPDALAKACRTHNPKAVYLIPTLHNPTTATLSAERRNAIAKIVRDADTVLIEDDAYGLLDRAASPIANLIPERTYLATTLSKCIAPALRVAYLVTPDNAAQQDMRTCLQATVQMPAPLMVALVTHWIETGIADRIITAIRNEAVGRQQLAQRALKGFQFLAKPAAHHLWLRLPENRPDVAGYLLRNGLAVVAGDAFTVDGTPPNAARVSLGAARNRAELTEALRILVGALHRPADTRQIV encoded by the coding sequence ATGGATTGGACCCCGACAATCTCGGAGCTATCAGGGCCGCGCTATCAGCGCATCGTCGAGGCCATGGAAGCCGACATCGGCGCCGGCCGGCTGGTGCGCGGCCAGCAATTGCCGACGCAGCGCGCGCTGGCAAAGGCGCTCGGCGTCGACCTCACCACGGTGACGCGCGCCTACACCGAGGCGCGGCGACGCGGCATCATGGAAGCGCGCGTCGGCCAGGGATCGTTCGTGTCGGAGACCAGCGCGCGCCGCGCTGTCGACCTGCCGCATCCGGTCGCGATCGACCTGTCGATGAACGTGCCGCCGCATCCGCTGGAGGCGCAGCTCGACGAACGCATCATCGCCGGCATGGAGGCCCTGCGCGCGCAATCGGGCCTGACCGCCTTCCTGAATTACCAGCCGCCCGGTGGCAGTGCCCATGAGCGCGAGGTCGCGGCGCGCTGGATGCGCATCCGCGTGCCGCACGCACATGCCGACAGGCTCGTGATCTTTCCCGGGGCGCAGACCATCCTGTTTAACCTGCTCGCGCACCTTGCTTGGCCCGGCGACGTCGTGCTGACCGAAGCTCTCACCTTTCCCGGCATCAAGGCAGCCGCCGCGCAGCTCGGCGTCAAACTCGTGAGCGTCGCGATGGATGACGGCGGCATCCTGCCCGACGCGCTGGCGAAAGCGTGCCGCACGCACAATCCGAAGGCCGTCTATCTCATTCCGACGCTGCACAATCCAACCACGGCGACGCTGTCGGCCGAGCGGCGCAACGCGATTGCAAAGATCGTCCGCGATGCCGACACAGTGCTGATCGAGGATGACGCCTACGGCCTGCTTGACCGTGCGGCCTCGCCGATCGCGAATCTCATTCCGGAGCGGACTTATCTCGCAACCACGTTGTCAAAATGCATCGCACCTGCGCTGCGCGTTGCATATCTCGTGACGCCCGACAACGCCGCGCAGCAGGACATGCGGACCTGCCTGCAGGCGACCGTGCAGATGCCGGCACCATTGATGGTCGCGCTGGTGACGCACTGGATCGAGACCGGCATTGCCGATCGCATCATCACGGCCATCCGCAATGAGGCTGTCGGCCGCCAGCAGCTCGCCCAGCGCGCCCTGAAGGGATTTCAGTTTCTGGCAAAGCCCGCCGCGCATCATCTCTGGCTGCGACTGCCTGAGAACCGGCCCGACGTCGCAGGATATCTCTTGCGCAATGGCCTCGCAGTCGTCGCCGGCGATGCCTTCACCGTCGACGGAACGCCGCCGAACGCGGCACGCGTCTCACTTGGTGCCGCGCGCAACAGGGCCGAATTGACCGAAGCGCTGCGCATCCTGGTCGGCGCGCTGCACAGGCCCGCCGACACCAGGCAGATCGTCTAG